One Bosea sp. 685 DNA segment encodes these proteins:
- a CDS encoding quinone oxidoreductase: protein MVKAIRVHKVGGPEVLQWDDITLPQPGPGEVLVRNRAIGLNFIDTYFRTGLYAVPQLPFVPGNEGAGEVLAVGPNVTEFKLGDRVAYVATLGSYAEERIVAVNSVVALPDAVSYEAAASMMLKGMTAEYLLHRTYKVKSGDTVLVHAAAGGTGLILCQWAKALGATVIGTVGSTEKAALAKAHGADHTILYREENFPARVKEITGGKLCAVVYDGVGKDTFLPSLDCLSPFGVLASFGNASGAVEPFNLGLLGPKGSLYVTRPTLFTHIAKRETMIEMAANLFGAVASGAVTVPVNATFALQDAANAHRALESRGTTGSTVLIP from the coding sequence ATGGTCAAGGCCATCCGCGTTCACAAGGTCGGCGGCCCCGAAGTGCTGCAATGGGACGATATCACGCTGCCCCAGCCGGGGCCGGGCGAGGTGCTGGTCAGGAACCGCGCCATCGGCCTGAACTTCATCGACACTTATTTCCGCACGGGCCTCTACGCCGTCCCGCAACTGCCCTTCGTGCCCGGCAATGAGGGAGCAGGCGAGGTTCTGGCGGTCGGTCCCAATGTCACCGAGTTCAAGCTTGGCGACCGCGTCGCCTATGTCGCGACGCTCGGTTCCTATGCCGAGGAGCGCATCGTCGCGGTTAATTCGGTCGTGGCGCTGCCGGATGCCGTCTCCTATGAAGCCGCCGCCAGCATGATGCTGAAGGGCATGACGGCGGAATACCTGCTCCACCGCACCTATAAGGTGAAGTCGGGTGATACCGTGCTCGTCCATGCCGCGGCCGGCGGCACCGGGCTGATCCTGTGCCAATGGGCCAAGGCGCTGGGCGCAACCGTGATCGGTACGGTCGGCTCGACGGAGAAGGCCGCGCTCGCCAAGGCGCATGGCGCCGACCACACCATCCTCTACCGCGAGGAGAACTTCCCGGCCCGCGTCAAGGAGATAACCGGCGGCAAGCTCTGCGCGGTGGTCTATGACGGCGTCGGCAAGGACACCTTCCTGCCCTCGCTCGATTGCCTGAGCCCCTTCGGCGTGCTGGCGAGCTTCGGCAACGCGTCTGGTGCTGTCGAGCCCTTTAATCTCGGCCTGCTCGGGCCGAAGGGCTCGCTCTACGTCACCCGGCCGACGCTCTTCACCCATATCGCCAAGCGCGAGACCATGATCGAGATGGCGGCCAATCTGTTTGGAGCCGTCGCGTCTGGCGCCGTCACCGTGCCGGTCAACGCGACCTTCGCGCTGCAGGACGCTGCCAATGCCCATCGCGCGCTTGAAAGCCGCGGCACCACCGGCTCGACCGTCCTGATCCCCTGA
- the rimO gene encoding 30S ribosomal protein S12 methylthiotransferase RimO: MNAVAPKISFVSLGCPKALVDSERIITSLRSEGYELSKSHAGADLVIVNTCGFLDSAKAESLEAIGAAMSENGKVIVTGCMGAEPEQIRDAFPNVLAITGPQAYESVVSAVHQAVPPRHDPFVDLVPDQGIKLTPRHYAYLKISEGCNNRCSFCIIPKLRGDLVSRPIGEVLREAEKLVKAGVKELLVISQDTSAYGLDIKYAPSMWQDREVRTRFFELARELGQMGIWVRMHYVYPYPHVDEVIPLMQEGLILPYLDIPFQHASPNVLKAMKRPAHQDRTLDRLRKWREICPDLAIRSTFIVGFPGETEEDVQFLLDWLKEAKLERVGCFKYEPVKGAPANDLGLALVPEEEKEARWHRFMKAQAEISKRIVKNRVGKRISVIIDEVGPTVAKGRSKWDAPEIDGNVYVASRRPLRAGDIVTVKIERADAYDLHGVAV, encoded by the coding sequence ATGAACGCCGTCGCGCCGAAAATCTCTTTCGTTTCGCTGGGCTGCCCCAAGGCCCTGGTCGATTCCGAGCGGATCATCACCTCGCTGCGCTCGGAGGGCTATGAGCTCAGCAAGTCGCACGCAGGCGCCGATCTCGTCATCGTCAACACCTGCGGCTTCCTCGACAGTGCCAAGGCGGAATCGCTGGAGGCAATCGGGGCGGCGATGTCGGAAAACGGCAAGGTCATCGTCACCGGCTGCATGGGCGCCGAGCCCGAGCAGATCCGCGATGCCTTCCCGAACGTACTCGCGATCACCGGCCCTCAGGCCTATGAGAGCGTCGTCTCGGCCGTGCACCAGGCGGTACCGCCACGGCACGACCCCTTCGTCGACCTTGTCCCGGACCAGGGCATCAAGTTGACGCCGCGCCATTACGCCTATCTGAAGATTTCGGAGGGCTGCAACAACCGCTGCAGCTTCTGCATCATCCCCAAGCTGCGCGGCGATCTGGTCTCGCGGCCGATCGGCGAGGTGTTGCGCGAGGCCGAGAAGCTGGTCAAGGCCGGCGTCAAGGAACTGCTGGTGATCTCGCAGGACACCAGCGCCTATGGCCTCGACATCAAATACGCCCCATCGATGTGGCAGGATCGCGAGGTGCGCACGCGCTTCTTCGAGCTCGCCCGCGAATTAGGCCAGATGGGCATCTGGGTGCGGATGCATTACGTCTATCCGTATCCGCATGTCGACGAGGTCATTCCCCTGATGCAGGAAGGGTTGATCCTGCCTTATCTCGACATCCCCTTCCAGCACGCTTCCCCCAATGTTCTCAAGGCGATGAAGCGGCCCGCTCACCAGGACCGGACGCTCGACCGCCTGCGCAAATGGCGCGAGATCTGCCCGGATCTCGCCATCCGCTCGACCTTCATCGTCGGCTTCCCCGGCGAGACGGAGGAGGATGTGCAGTTCCTGCTCGATTGGCTGAAGGAAGCCAAGCTCGAGCGCGTCGGCTGCTTTAAATATGAGCCTGTGAAGGGCGCGCCGGCCAATGATCTGGGCCTCGCTCTGGTCCCGGAAGAGGAAAAAGAGGCGCGCTGGCACCGCTTCATGAAGGCGCAGGCCGAGATCAGCAAGCGCATCGTCAAGAACCGCGTCGGCAAGCGCATTTCCGTCATCATCGACGAGGTCGGCCCGACCGTCGCCAAGGGCCGCTCGAAATGGGACGCGCCCGAGATCGACGGCAATGTCTATGTCGCGAGCCGCCGGCCGCTTCGGGCCGGCGACATCGTCACGGTGAAGATCGAGCGGGCCGACGCCTATGACTTGCACGGCGTCGCGGTCTAG
- a CDS encoding sulfurtransferase translates to MSKTQFSGLITPEALSQRLGDSNLVVVDIRSSVDGGGKAAYEAGHVPGAVHSDYATDGWRAKVGNAPGMLPSLEHLAALAGRLGIKPHDDVVIVPAGVSATDFAAAARIYWTLKLIGHGQQAILDGGFKAWSADPQRPVETGPSAPKSTDSYLVVMQQQLRSNTDATLVASRGKLATLVDARSTSYFEGREKAAEASRAGHIPGAVSRDYAEAFDPNTGALKPVGDLSALFAGVPNGPAISYCNTGHTAALNWFVMSEVLGREEVALYDGSMTDWTQDSERPVSTEAAA, encoded by the coding sequence ATGAGCAAAACCCAATTCTCCGGACTGATCACGCCCGAAGCTCTCAGTCAGCGCCTGGGCGACAGCAATCTGGTCGTCGTCGACATCCGCTCCTCGGTCGACGGCGGCGGCAAGGCTGCCTATGAAGCGGGACATGTTCCCGGCGCCGTGCACAGCGATTATGCCACCGATGGCTGGCGCGCCAAGGTCGGTAATGCGCCAGGCATGCTGCCGTCGCTTGAGCATCTGGCCGCGCTCGCAGGAAGGCTCGGCATCAAGCCGCATGATGACGTCGTCATCGTGCCGGCGGGCGTCAGCGCGACCGACTTTGCCGCCGCCGCGCGAATCTACTGGACGCTGAAGCTGATCGGCCACGGCCAACAGGCCATTCTCGACGGCGGCTTCAAGGCCTGGAGCGCTGATCCGCAGCGCCCGGTCGAAACCGGGCCATCCGCTCCGAAATCGACCGATTCCTATCTGGTCGTGATGCAACAGCAGCTGCGCAGCAATACTGACGCAACCCTCGTGGCTTCGCGCGGCAAGCTCGCGACCCTGGTCGATGCGCGTTCAACGAGCTATTTCGAGGGCCGCGAGAAAGCCGCCGAGGCGTCCCGCGCCGGGCATATCCCCGGGGCGGTCTCGCGCGACTATGCCGAGGCCTTCGATCCCAACACAGGCGCGCTGAAGCCGGTCGGCGATCTGTCCGCGCTGTTTGCCGGCGTCCCGAACGGGCCGGCGATCTCCTATTGCAACACCGGCCACACGGCGGCGCTGAACTGGTTCGTGATGTCCGAGGTGCTCGGCCGGGAGGAGGTCGCGCTCTATGATGGCTCGATGACCGACTGGACGCAGGATTCGGAGCGGCCGGTTTCGACGGAAGCAGCGGCATAA